One genomic segment of Penaeus chinensis breed Huanghai No. 1 chromosome 24, ASM1920278v2, whole genome shotgun sequence includes these proteins:
- the LOC125038065 gene encoding uncharacterized protein LOC125038065 has protein sequence MPVSTQIQNNARTFPISDAHQQPPADARNGQGLPRQPCIKKLVELKFASWNEVRRSSRELTSTDMSAKDQMGTKEFMVIDYVMIKRADLKRVRNCKVTPGEAVVAQHRLLCMVLKIRQEKKRKPKTQKRIKIWTLKGDNIIEFQEKVIEKQVPQTGTAQENWQSMKIALLEAAGEVCVTTKGGRDEDLREAYKEAKREPKIALAKAKEEAWREWYEKMETKEEERIIYKVAKQRAQSRQDVGEISVIKDKDGVLLTDENKIKERWREYFSNLLNVENEWDPLQECPPVEGPLPDINEKEVEDEIKKMKCERATGCYGIPVDLLKHLGKDGIQMVTSLLQKVWDEEKMQAE, from the exons ATGCCTGTGTCTACACAAATCCAGAATAATGCTAGGACGTTCCCCATAAGCGACGCGCACCAGCAACCCCCGGCTGATGCGAGAAATGGACAAGGGTTACCACGACAACCTTGTATAAAGAAGCTAGTGGAACTCAAGTTCGCCAGCTGGAAC GAAGTGAGAAGGTCCTCGCGGGAGCTGACCTCAACGGACATGTCGGCAAAAGACCAGATGGGTACCAAAGAGTTCATGGTG ATAGACTACGTGATGATAAAAAGAGCGGACCTGAAGAGAGTCAGGAATTGTAAGGTCACTCCAGGAGAGGCAGTTGTGGCACAGCATAGACTTCTATGTATGGTGCTCAAGATCAgacaagagaagaaacgaaagccAAAAACACAGAAACGGATCAAAATCTGGACACTGAAAGGGGACAATATCATAGAGTTTCAGGAAAAAGTGATAGAAAAACAAGTACCACAAACAGGGACAGCGCAAGAAAACTGGCAGTCCATGAAAATTGCCCTACTGGAAGCAGCAGGAGAGGTGTGTGTTACCACCAAAGGAGGACG AGATGAAGACCTGAGAGAGGcgtataaagaggccaagagagaACCTAAAATAGCGTTGGCCAAGGCCAAGGAGGAGGCTTGGAGGGAGTGGTACGAGAAGATGGAAaccaaggaagaagagagaataatataCAAAGTGGCAAAGCAAAGAGCACAAAGTAGACAGGACGTGGGAGAAATATCTGTGATAAAGGACAAAGATGGAGTCTTACTGACAGATGAAAATAAGAtcaaggaaagatggagggagtacTTTAGCAACCTGCTGAATGTGGAAAATGAGTGGGACCCACTCCAGGAGTGCCCACCGGTTGAAGGCCCCTTGCCTGATATAAACGAGAAGGAAGTAGAAGACGAAATTAAGAAAATGAAGTGCGAGAGGGCAACAGGGTGCTATGGAATACCAGTGGACCTGCTAAAACACCTAGGcaaggatggaatccagatggtcACGTCACTCCTTCAGAAAGTATGGGACGAAGAGAAAATGCAAGCAGAATGA